The window CAgtgtagtttttttgttttgttttattttttaatcaacCTACAATTGCACCTTAAAATCAGACACTGCTTGAAAACATTTTGGTTCTTGATCAGTGTACAAGTCCttcatattttttaattataaagCATAAACAAATGTGAGATTCTTGGTGATAAGTTCAGGCCGCAAGAGTTTGGATTTTCTGCCGTTCTTCTGTTCAGATTGTCTCAAGTTGTGATGGGTTGGATGAATTGGTATTATTGGGATTTTTCGGTCTTTCCAAAGATGTTGGACTGGGTTTATGTCAATGGTGCTGGCTGGgtgactaatggcgcttttccacaagtacctactcagcccgaatCGACTAGCCTTGCCTCGTCTCGACTCGACTCAACTTGCCCTCATTTCTTTTCCATATCCGGATTAGAAGTAGGCGGGGTTGGAGCGAAGATGCTGTGACATATTCGATTGTGCGACACAAACAAAGAAGTAAGACGCCAAAGACGGAGAACATGGATGAGTTGATCTGTGGCTTGTATTcaatataaaatttaaaaaacagaggGAGAGAAGGCATCAAGCCACGAGTCCCTCTTgaaatgatgtcacatcctaACGCAGACATCTGATTGACCAAccgcctgaccaatcggtggcatgtagtgtgatgacgtcagatacaacCCAAAtcagcccgcttagaacctcagcagagtagttacagaaaaagtacctaCTTTGCACGGCTAGACCCCttgtggaaaagcaccaaactGAGGCAAGGGGAGTtgagttgggctgagtaggtactagtggaaaagtgccataatgaACATCCACAGAGTTTTCTGGTTGCCACTTGTCTTGTCTTGGCTCAGAGTCAGTGTCCTCCTGGAAGACAACCCCTTAGCTCAGTCTGAGGTCCTGAGTGCTCTTGATCTGGTAATCTTTAAGGTACCGGTATGCCTCTACTTCATTCAGCTCTCGCTCAACCCTGACCGCTTTTCCTGACCCAAACTTCATCATTTGGATGGTGTTTTTCAGGTGATGAGGAGAAGAATCAGTTACAGAACTGAAACACCAACAATTAAAACCTCCTCTCAAAGAAAATCGCATGAAAAATGGAATTTACAACATTGGCAGCAATACTGACTAGTGAAGAGTACACAGATAAAGAGAACATGGACTAGAGCATTCAAAACCTCAGGCTGGACCAAAGCTTCAACTTCCAACATGACAATGACCACAAGCacacaagagagagagagagagacaatgAAGAAGTGGTCTAACAATGACTTCACAACCGTTCCTGAGTGACCCAGCTAGTGTCCTGACTTGAACCTAGTTTAACTAGATGCCTGAACATGGACGTCTAAAGTTAGCTTCCATCCAACTTGACACAGCTGGGGATGATCTATATAGAAGAACAGCAGACAATCCCTAACCCATGGGTGCAACGGTTTGCACATCACACTAAGAATCAGTGCCAGGTGAGCTGTTAAAATACTTATATCAGTATATTTATGTTCTTCTTCATGTTTAATAGattttcaaacatttcaaaAACTTCAGGTGCATAGTGAGATATTGCTGATTGATGAGGGATCGGCTAGTCTCTAATAGAGGATCGCTCCTTTTGACTGTCTTTTCAGGAGTAACACTGAGCCATGAGGATGTTTGGGCAGATTTGAGGAGAAGGGTGAGTTTAGCATTAGCTAGCTTACCCAGCAAAGCTAAAACAGCTAATTTGAGAAGACTGAACTCAGGTGGAGGTATTTCACACGGCTTCCAGGCTGCTCACTACAGCCATCTGCAACACGGCACCTGGTTGTAAGCTGAAACCAGAAACCTATAGGCAACATCACAGGATTTGTTCCggttcttcttatacagtccATGCTAACACAAAGTTGTAGCAGTGATTTAAAATAGTGACCCcactttcatatttttttaatgagaaACTGTAATGAATAAGAAGAAGTTGAGGAACCAGGATTTGGGATTTTCTTCCATTCTTCTCGACTAATCATCTCCATCTTTGTCGGTTTTTCCAGAGATGTATGATTGTGTTTAAGTCAGAGTGCTGGCTGGGctgccataaaaaaaaaaaaaaaaaaaatcgggtacAAGGTGTCTTCCTTTGAGCACCCTTTAAATGTAAGGCAAGGTTTGGGAAATCTTTTCCGCAAGTGATTATAACGTAATTTATTTGTTCAGTCattatgaagctttttttttcttccattccTTCAATGCTTAAGTGGTCTCATCCTTCATTGGTTACGTGAGCATTGTTCACCAGCAGGAGTAGGAGAAAAGTGGGTACTGGCTCCAGTCTGATGCGTTGCTGTGGGAGTGCTGCTCCTGCTGTTGGGTGTCTTGTTCAGTTGTGAAgggtggatgaggtggagggtGGATACGGGTCTGTGTCTGATCCACATCCCTGGAAGGAAATGGGATTGCGCTGTAGTCCACAGGCCtacagaaaaacacaagagGTTAAATTAACATGCAGTATTACTTGTAACCTCAACAATTTAAGCACTTGCCAGAGTTTTTGAGCATGAAAATATTTCACCCATAATTACAGTTTCACATGTTTGATGTGCAGACCTGTAAGGATAGTATGCTATGGACGCAGGCACCATCTGTTCTTCACAGCTGTAGTCATATTCCTGCAGCTCCAGGGGTTCGGTGTGTATCCTCTCCGGCGCGTGCTGCTCCAGAGCCCAGGCTGAAAGGTGAGTCTCCTTCGGTGACCTCTGCCTGGAGGTCTGACTCGTCTCTGCCTGCACCAACGGAGAGGTGGAGGGCATCCTCTGCAGGTCTTTAAGGGAAATGCAACATTTGATCACATGACGCCAGTTCAGATGATTTATTATTCATACTCCATAAAAAAATGATATTGATAAAAACATTAACGGGTTACCTAGGGATGAGGTGCAAAGATTCTTCCTGTCTTCTGTGGATCTTTTTCGGGGTGGGCTTTTACTTGAACGACACCTAAAGAGATATTCATATTCATTTATTGAGCCATTATTTTTCTACGTTCATGAACATTCAGATTGTTTGTGTGCTGTGGTTCTGTCACAACAAAGTAATTTACCTTTTACTATGAGAATGGGTGCCTCCCTCCCTGAAACCTTTAGCGAACGGGTTGTGGTCAATCTTCAATTTGGTAATCTGAAGAACAGGAGGAAATATCatggaaaagtgttttgttCCAAGGAAACAGGAACACCTTTTAACACCTTTGTAAGACTGCTGCAGATGCAGAGACAAGATGATAATTTGAGAATAGAAATCCAGTGAGTTGGATGTCTGGTGAGGGTTATTCGATGAGCAAATGTGCACCTTTGGGTTTTGGTAAGCAGTAACTGCTGTGAAGACCGTCTCTGGGAAGGAGAAGGTCTGAGAAGAGCCCCAGCAGACGGTGTATGGACTGTCTGCTTGGACCACATGAAAGCGTGGGTAGTAACGATGCATGGAGTGGAGGATGATCTGATGGTTTAAAAGAGCAACGTTAACAGACTACAAAGTAAAAACCAATGGTGACATGACAGCATGGTTTCATTTCGGTGGCAAAGGGTCTTCTTGCCTGGCCGTGCTGATCCAAGGTGTTGTTGGTGAGCTTCATTTTGAGGAAGGACAACGACTGCTTCATCCAGTGAGATCCGACAGCAGGGGAGTCTGGGTGCGTGTACGTCCGACATGGGGGCTGGGGCTCTGCCTTCCCTGCGACCTCCCACTGCTCCTTCTTCCACtacagagaaaaaagggggagggACAGAGACCTCATGATATGTGTGATTAATCTAACTCCTCCAAGAAGTAGAAAATAACTTTAACCTGTCTCAAGTTCataaactacgacggagtattagggccaaactaagacaaaaaaaattggaaattacgagaataaagtcataatataatgagaataaagtcgtaaaattacgagaataaagtcgtaatgttgcgagaataaagtcgtaatagaataaagtcgtaatattatgagaataaagttgtaatattacgagaataaagtcgtaaaattacgagaataaagtcgtaacattacgagaataaagtcgtaatgttgcgagaataaagtcgtaatgttgagagaataaagtcgtaatattatgagaatataatttatgagaactcttaacaggaagagcttcttctccctgtgttaaaatgaggaatattgagcatcttgtgaagttatatttatatatttataatatattacgactttattctcgtaatattatgactttattttcgtaattttacgactttattttcgtaatattatgactttattctcgtaattttacgactttattctcgtaatattacgactttattctcattacattatgactttattctcgtaatttcctttttttgtttttttgtttggccctaatactccgtcgtaataaaCAGACAACATCTCTACAAATCCCCCCTCTGCAAACATCCCTCAAACCTCAGCAACAGTACTTTGATTTCTACAACATTGTTTTCAAATGTGTCCTGGAAGTGATACATGTGACCAAATGGGGCCACAGCAACTGATAGGATCTGCTGAATGTATGGCTCGCTAACTGTTCCTCATTCACTGATAGTGAATAAGGAGGGATGCTAATTGATTGGGCTTCCAGCCAGGAGTGCACAAACAGGAAGCAGCGAAAGGCTTTGATATGCAGCACGAGAACGACTTCAGCCAGAGTGGGCAGATCAGTGTCTGGCTGCATACTGCTACCTTTCACCGATTGCATTCTGTTTTGCTTTTGAGAGTGAGAAGAAATGAAATGTTTCAATGGTGTGTTTGTTTGATCATACCTTGTATTTGCAGCCGTCTACCGGAACCATGTCCACCAAGATTACGTATTTAGCCAAAGGTTGGAGCCCAGATAGACTGATGCTGCAGTGTGGAAACATCCTCCTGGAACAAAGGACAGAAGTCATGCAGTGGCTTccatgtttttgaaaaaaataatataataaattgcTGTGAACCTCGGAACAGAATCGTGCTCTCATCTTAAAACAGCATCTCTGGGACTTTGGCAAGGCGTCTTGTGTGTGGTATTTGAGAATGCAGACAGAGCTGGAGTGACTTTTACATCTTAATTTGCCTGCAGTCCTGCTGGTTCAGCATTATTACCTTCCATGCTTAGTTATGATCATCTCTGTTCCAATGCTGTGGAAAGACTTCCAGAGATCAGCGTTGTCCAGACTCATCCTGGTGCGGCCCTGATGGTATGAGAGAGCTGCTGAGCGAGGCAGGGCCATGCTTACATCCACTCTGGAGTCTGAGGAGAAAATGTTAGGCAATTGTTTAAAACATGGGTAGAAGAAAaagtacaataaaaaaataatcaccatTAGTATTTTTGCATTTGTAGAGCACATTACTGGCTTACAACAGTTAACTGaagaatgaaaacagaaaaaaaaactcccataCAAAGCCTCCGGGATTCATCTGTATCTGTGAACTGTTATATTTCACTTGAAAGATACTTTGCATCcaggaaaaaatatcaaaatatctTCACACATCCTTATCTTAATAGTCCTCTTCCAGTCaataaaaagagaaattaaCTTCATGGTCCTTCGTGTGATCGaggaactgttttttttccctttttgtatGAAACATTAATCAAAAACAAGTCTCAACAATGTGTAAAAACTTTATACCCTGAGGCATCTTGCATGAGTCATTCTTTAGATACACCACTAAATCCTTACcccttggtttttagttaaaaggTCCAGTGTCAAACGGCATGCTTGAGGTGTGAATTATCTCTGAAAAGATTCATCTTACCAGAGAATTTGGGAATGTTGCTGTATCCTACTGTCAGCACCACCAGCTACAACATACAGAAAATGCTGGGGAATGTGTGTAGAGTCACAAACTTCaaggctgctttttttttttccaggaatgGTCTGAGTCTTTAACTTGATTTGTCATCACAGAGAGGGTGCGGCCTAACCAGGCCTGGGGGTGTTTCTGAGGACGCAGGTGAGAAAATTGCACGGTGTTGAGTTTCTGTTCTTCTTAAAAATTGACTAAAATGACTAAATGAATATAGAGTTACAAGGAAGCAGATAAACTGCTGATCCTTTCACACCCCAAATCAATCCTAGCCTGAGCTGCTGTCCTTTACTCAAAGTTTGTTTGTGAGGAAGACCGTGACAATCTCCTACTACTCCTACTCTCCTACCTGGCTACTCTTTCCCCGCTTTCCTCCTGCTGTCCAAGTGGGAGCTCAGTGAGCAGAATTTCAAAGTGGCAGGGGGACCAACAGGCCTCTTCCTGCCAGCTCTGAATGTGTATTGAGAACAGGATGAGAGATGGCAGAAGCGATTGGACTTCAGGTCTGGCCTTGACAATGGGTGACAATGTTCCTAATCCTGCCAAATGGTCTCACCCCCCTGCGTGCTTTCTTTCAAGTCTCCTGGAGGGAGATTGGCCTCTCCAGCCTCTTAACGGCTAGTTCAACATGAAAGAGAGATCAGAGCAGAAGCACCGTAGAGGACAATGTTCATGTGAATATGAGCCTTCTCATTTGGAGGTTTTGTCTTTTCCCTCGAGCGTCTTGCTGAGAAGTGAAAGCAGGTTCATCACCGATTCATAAAATCAGTGTTAGTTGTCACTAATGATCAGTATTAGGAGCAACatgagtagggttgccacctttcagaaatagaaataagggacgccctgatttcagcagcgcaggagccaaaaaaaaaaagccccaaaacctctaaactgaataaaaatgtgtttattttatatgaaaaaacaaaatgctttgatttaaagtttaaagtgctttaatagctttgaacttgcatgactgtagagacagacaaccatactagcaactgaaatagcttcctatgctacgtacgtccacatcagcccagatgtataatatacatacaggtgaagaatatggtgtaaaagttaatttatttcaataattcaactagaatatggtgtaaaagttaatttatttcaataattcaactagaatatggtgtaaaagttaatttatttcaataattcaactagaatatggtgtaaaagttaatttatttcaataattcaactagaatatggtgtaaaagttaatttatttcaataattcaactagaatatggtgtaaaagttaatttatttcaataattcaactagaatatggtgtaaaagttaatttatttcaataattcaactagaatatggtgtaaaagttaacttatttcaataattcaactagaatatggtgtaaaagttaatttatttcaataattcaactagaatatggggtaaaagttaatgaaaatacggtacaaatcgtgtcctgtattagttcaatacgggacgcaacatttttttctcaaataaaggacaattcttcGGTGGCAACCCTAAACATGAGTCACTCCAAATGTGTTATGGGGTTTATTCATGTCATAAAAAATAGTTTGAATTCACTTCATGAAAACATTTCCAAGAGCCTGTATAAGGAAGTTGTAGAAGCCACTGAGAAGAGCCCATTGGTCCAGAAGATGCATTTTAACAGAATAATGGTCCATGCAAATCAACAGAGAGGAGGCTAAAAAAAATGCAAGGTCATGTAAACGCTAAAGCAAAACCCAAAGTTGAATCCTatcgagaagaaaaaaagaaaagaaaagagaaaaaaagaatgtaATCCAAAGAAAGAAATTGACATGAATGAGTGGGGCTATATGGCAGCGAACAATTATTTCTGCCCAGAGCAAGTTAGAGTTGCTTTTCAACTGAGGAatgaatgatgaaaaaaaatgtgtagttctgtttataaatacattcatcaaatatataaaaaaaatgttaaagtaGAGCTCTGGTTTATGAGAATATGGTCTGGTGTATCCTCTCTGCAAATGTACCGATCATGAGATTTCAGAGTATTTTTCTGAGAGAGTAAGAGAGCAGCTTCTTTCCAGAGTTGAGCTTTCCACTCCAACCAAAGACGTGTTGAAACATTTCTCCTCTTACTTAAATCAACCTCAGGCCTGAAGGTGGAATTCGCTGTGTTCCTGCCTGTGGCGTGTGTCACCTCTGCAACTATGCAACAACATCTGCCTGCGCTTATGACATCCTGACAGGCGGGGCCGAGCAGCTTTTGCCAGCATTCAACTACTGTAATTCTATGTTACAGCTGAAGCAGAATACTTCACTTTTTTGGCAAAGAATCCACAACCTGTTGACTGCAGATGAAAATGCGGAGCTGAAAGCCACATTGCCTTCAATTTGGAGATGCTATCAGTGACATTTCTtctgcaaaacattttttttgcgtCAGTTCTACCAAAGTAAAAATATCTTATGGCACAGGAAGTGCTGTGGTTTTAGTGCAATAGTGGAACGCTGCAGCTGTCAGAAGCAGTGCATGACCCAGTGGTGGCAGCTCACAGATGTGGCTACGTGTTTGGTTCACCACTTGAACGCAGGTTGATTATGAGTGGGCGGATCATTTTAAGCTTTTCATAAGAAAGGCATTTCATTTCCATGGAAAGGGATGTGCATTTTTGTACAGGTGAGAAGACTGGACTAATATAAAGGTGTGAGATATATGTTCTTGTATGTATGAATGTAAAATATGAAAGCTTCATTACTAAAGTGTAATTAAAGGGGAAGTGCTGGAGAAAGAAGAgagatgttaaaaaaatacagcaGGAAGAACAAAGAAAGAGAGGAGCGAGAGATCAGGAGGAGAGTAAACTCTGAAGATGAAAGTCAACAACAAAATTGAAAGGCAATACTTTACAGACGTGTCCCACTGTGCAGAATTCCACTCTCCAGAGCTTTCATTATGTTTCAGAAGTTCCAAAAATAATTCAACGACTAATATAACTTCATGCCAGTCCAAGAACTCAACCCCCTCCAGTCCCTTGTGTCAGACTTAGACACGTGGGGACAGACTTCAGTCCAAAACATCAGAATAAAAGTCCATAAAGTCTTACAGAAGTCCAGAATGATACTTCAGCCAAGGCTCAGGAACAATCAGTGGTAGTCCAGAATCAAGCCATTTTTATCTCAGGGGCTATTACAAAGAATCATATGGATAATGATTCTGACATGTCTTGGAGATGCTGTGAACACAAAAAGCCAAAGCTGATTATTGTCTTCATTTTGACTGATTCATCAGCAGAGCAACGTCACAATCTGACTTCTCAGTGAGTGTGGGAGTCTGTCATGATGCTCTATTCTATTGCATTCAAAAACCTGCGACTTGTCCATGTGTGTTGAAACTGTTATTTTatcaccagcagggggcagcaaaGAATAGGTGGAGAAGGTTCCAGCATATTTACATGCCGCCCATTTAAACGTGTGGACAACTACAGGcaatactggagttgaggggggatgaggggggatggcatcccccctgaaataaaaacggtcaaaatcatcccccgtgtaaaactgccacctcccctttccatcctttatgtcatttcatcaatgaatgtggttttactgctatttcaacatttagagtcatcaccagaaaaataac of the Cololabis saira isolate AMF1-May2022 chromosome 11, fColSai1.1, whole genome shotgun sequence genome contains:
- the LOC133454455 gene encoding T-box-containing protein TBX6L-like; translated protein: MALPRSAALSYHQGRTRMSLDNADLWKSFHSIGTEMIITKHGRRMFPHCSISLSGLQPLAKYVILVDMVPVDGCKYKWKKEQWEVAGKAEPQPPCRTYTHPDSPAVGSHWMKQSLSFLKMKLTNNTLDQHGQIILHSMHRYYPRFHVVQADSPYTVCWGSSQTFSFPETVFTAVTAYQNPKITKLKIDHNPFAKGFREGGTHSHSKRCRSSKSPPRKRSTEDRKNLCTSSLDLQRMPSTSPLVQAETSQTSRQRSPKETHLSAWALEQHAPERIHTEPLELQEYDYSCEEQMVPASIAYYPYRPVDYSAIPFPSRDVDQTQTRIHPPPHPPFTTEQDTQQQEQHSHSNASDWSQYPLFSYSCW